In the genome of Helicovermis profundi, the window AGGTATAAATATATATAGATATTTTGTAAGTGCTAATATTATCTATGATAAAGGAATTGTTTCAGATAAAAAATGCATGCTTTGGGATGAAGTAAAAGACTATAAGATTGATAAAATTACTAAAAATAAAGGAAAAAAATTATATTTATTTTTTGATAAAAAAGCTCTTAGTGGCGCTTATGTAGATAATGTTGAAGTAAAATTAAAAGAAGAATATGTAGAAGAAATAAGAAACATTCTAGTAGCTAATAATGTTAGTGAATATATCGAGGATTCTGATAAAAGGATTTATTGATAGTTTTGGAAATAAATATTTTTAAAAATATACTTGCATAAAAATTAAATTAATGTTATCATACATATAATTTAAAAATATTCAAACAATAAATTCATTGATTGGAAAAAGTAGCATTGAAAAGATTCTATAGAGAGCTAAGTGTGGTGGAAACTTGGCGTTGAAATTCTTTGTGAATGGTTCCATAAGAAGCGGCGTGAAAGTTTAGTAGCGTTAGTCGGGTTCTCCCGTTATAGAGACAAAGTATAAATTCTATGATGAGTACTTTTGAAGACATTAATATAAATAGGTGGCATAACGACACTTTATCCTATGGGATAAAGTGTTTTTTTTGTATCTTTTTATAATAAATAGGTGGCATAACGACACTTTATCCTATTGGATAAGGTGTTTTTTTTGTATAAAAATACAATGTTAATTCTAGGAGGGTCAAATGGAGGTAAAAACAAATTATAAAATAATAAATGGAAAAAATTACTCTTTAGTAGAGATTTATGAGAATCTACATGACAATTTATCCTTTATTTTTGAAGGAAACAAGGGAAAGTTTTCTTATTTTGGAAGAAATCCTATTGGAAGAATAGTTTCTGAAAATGATGAACTTAATTACTATAAATACAGTGATAAGTCTCCATTTGAAAGTGAAATAAAGGAAGGAAATGTATTTGAAAATTTAAGAAAGTATTTAGAATTTAATTTCTACGAAGAGAAATTAGATCACGTTGAGTTTAAAGGTGGTTATATTGGTTTTGTTTCATATGACAGTATAAAAAATATAGAAGAAATTAAAATTAATAATAAAAAAGATATTGATATTCCTGAAATTGACTTAATGCTCTATGATGAAGTTATTTGCTATGATAATTTTAAGAACGACATATATATCATTGTAAACTCTTATGTTGAAAATAGTGTTCAATATATTGATGAGAGAATAGATAAAATTGAAGATGAAATTAGAAAAATAAAATGTAAAACTAATTTCAAAATTAAAATTAAGCTAGAAAGTGAAAATAAAGAAAATACTCATATTAGTCTTAATGGAAAAGAGAATGAAAAAATAAATAATATTGATATTTCAAATATTAAATTTTTAACTTCTAAGTCGAAATTTATTGATAATGTGAAACTTGCAAAAGAATATATAAAAAATGGTGATATTTTTCAAGTTGTTCTTTCTAGAAAAGCAGTAATTAAATGTGAGGAAAAAGGCTTTAACATTTATAAGAAGCTTAGAAAAGTAAATTTTTCAGATTATATGTTTTATATAAATTTTGGGACATATGAAGTACTTGGATCATCACCAGAAATATTAGCGAAAAAAATAAAAAACAAAATATATTCTTGTCCAATAGCAGGAACTAGGAAAAGAGGGATAAGTGATTTAGAAGACAAGAATAATGAAAGTGAACTTTTAAATGATTCAAAAGAAAAATCTGAACATAATATGCTTGTAGATTTATCGCGTAATGATATTGGAAGAGTATCAAAGTTTGGAAAAGTATCTCTTAAAAAATATATGAATGTTGAAAAATTTTCTTATGTAATGCATCTTGTTTCCTTGGTGGAAGGAGAACTTAAAGATGGACTGGATTCAATTGATGTATTAACTTCATGTATGCCTGCTGGAACAGTGTCAGGGGCACCTAAAATTAGAGCCATGGAAATAATAGAAGAACTCGAAGAAAATAGAAGAGGTTTTTATGCAGGTGGAGTAGGATTTTTTAGTTTTGATGGAAATATGGATTTGTGTATTGCAATAAGAAGCGCACTTATAAAAGGCGGAGAAATATTCGTGCAAGCAGGAGCTGGAATAGTTGCTGAGTCTACACCAGAAAAAGAATTTATAGAAACTGAGGATAAACTTAAGAGTATTATTACTGCACTAAAAATGGTTAATTAAGGAGGCAAAAACATGGTATTAGTTATTGATAATTATGATTCATTTACATTTAATCTAGTTCAACTTATAAGTAAATTTACAAAAAATATTGAAGTTCGGCGTAATGATAAAATTTCTCTTAAAGAAATAAAAAACAAAAATTATAGTCATATTATTATTTCTCCTGGTCCTAAATATCCAAAAGACGCAGGTATTACTATGGAAGTTATTAAAAATATGAGTGGTAAAATTCCTATCCTTGGAGTATGCCTTGGCCATCAAGCTATAGTAGAAGTATTTGGTGGAAATATAATGAGACTTATTGAACCGTTTCATGGGAAAACGAGTGAAATAAAATATAAGAAAATAGGAATATTTAAAAATGTTAATGGAATATTAATAGGCGCTAGGTATCATTCATTAGTTGCTGATATGAAGTCAATTCCAAACTGTTTAGAAGTTATAGGAAAAAGTGAAGACAATCTTGTTATGGCAATAAGTCATAAAAGCTTTAATACTATTGGTCTTCAGTTTCATCCAGAATCATTTTTAAGTAATAATGCAGAAAATATAATTGGAACATTTTTAAATATAAAAGGAGGATTAAAATGAGAGATAACTTAAATAAACTACTAAAATTAGAGGATTTAACAATGGATCAAATGTATAAGTCAATGAATGATATCTTAAAAAAAAATATATCAGATATTGAAATTTCATCTTTTTTAACAGCTCTTGAAATAAAGGGAGTAAAAAAAGATGAGTTAATTGGAGCTGTAAAGTGTTTAAAAGAAAATGCTAAAAAAGTTGAAATAAAAAGCGATGATGTAATAATTGACACATGTGGTACAGGAGGAGACGGAAAAAACACAATAAATATTTCGACCGGTGCCACGATTATTGCAGCAGGTGCGGGAGTGAAAATATTAAAACATGGCAATAGAGCGGTATCGAGTAAAAGTGGTAGTACGGATGTACTAGAAGAGTTAAAAATTAGAATTCCAACAAATAAAGATGATGTAAAAGAAGAGTTTATAAAACATGGAGTAAGTTTTTTATATGCTCCCTTGTATCATAAAACTTTAAAAAATGTAGCGAATGTTAGAAAAAAGCTAGGGTTTAATACTATTTTTAATATGCTTGGTCCACTTGTTAATCCATCAAATGTAAAATATCAAGTTGTTGGGGTTTCTAATCCATCTTATACTGAGCTTTATTGTGAAGTATTAAAATACTTTGGAGCAAAACGTGCTTTGGTTGTTCATGGTTTAGATGGAATTGATGAAATTACTATAACAGATAAAAGCAAAATAAGTGAATTAAAAGATAATAAAATAAAAACCTACTATATTGATCCAAAAGATTTTGGAATAAATAAAGTAGAATCAAAAGAAATATTAGGACTCAGTGCAAAAGATAATGCAATGAGAATTAAAAAAGTATTTATGGGAGAAGAGGGCGCAGTTAAGGATATTTTAGCACTTAATGCTGGTGCATATATATATATTTATGGAAGTGCTACTAGCATAAAGGAAGGATATAATATGGCTCTTAAGTCACTAGAAAATGGTGATGTCTTCAAAAAATACGTTGAATTAACGAAATTCTATTCTAAATATTAAGGAGGATTTATGAATATACTAAATGAAATTGTAAATAAAAAAAAACAAAGATTATTAAAAGATAAGGCAGAATATTCAATTGAGTATTATAAGAAAATGATAAAACCAAGAAACACATCTATTTCATTTAAAGATGCTCTAAAAAAAGAAAAAATAAGTATAATAGCAGAAATAAAAAGAGCCTCTCCATCACTTGGTATAATTGATAAAAATTTTAATCATATTAAGAAAGCTAAAGAATATCATAATTCAGGAGTTAGTGCAATTTCAGTTTTAACTGAAGAAGACTTTTTTTTAGGGAAAATTGAGTATATTTCTGATATAAGAAAAATTACTAATAAACCTATTTTAAGGAAAGATTTTATAACTTCAAAACAAGAAATATATCAGTCAAGAGTTTATGGAGCTGATGCAATATTACTTATTGCATCTATATTAACTAAAGAAAAATTAAATGAATTTATAGATTTATGCAAAACTTTAAAAATGGATTCTTTAGTTGAAGTTCATACAAAGGAAGAACTGTTATTAGTACTTGAAACAAAGGCAGATATAATTGGAATTAATAATAGAAATCTAAAGACCTTTGAAACTGACATTAATAATACTTTAAATTTAAAGAAATATATTAATTCAAATATTCTTCTTGTTAGCGAGAGTGGAGTTAAAACTTTAGAAGATATTATAAAATTAGAAAAAAATTCAGTAGACGGAGTTTTAATTGGTGAAAGTTTTATGAATGGAAGCATTGATTTAGACCAATATTTTTAATATAAAGGAGCTGAATAAAATTAAAACAAAAATTAAGATTTGCGGTATAAGAAGAGAAGAAGATATTAAGATTGTAAATAAGTATAAACCTGATTATATAGGTTTTATATTTGCTAAAAGTAAAAGGCAAGTTTCAATGAATAAAGCATATAGTTTAGTTAAATTATTAGATAAAAATATAAAAAGAGTTGGGGTATTTGTAAATTCTTCAGCTGATGAAATAAATAAGATATCAAAGACTTGTGAATTAGATATTGTCCAGCTTCATGGAGATGAGGATAATGAATTTATAGAAAAAATTAATTTACCTGTTTGGAAGGCTATAAGAGTTAGTTCAAAAGAAGATTTAGTAAAAGCAAATGACTATAACTGTGAAAGAATTCTTTTTGATTCATTTAGCTTAGAGGAATATGGTGGAACTGGGGAAAGTTTTGATTGGTCTTATTTAAGAGGGAAAAGTAGTGACTATATTATTGCAGGAGGAATTAATGAAGATAATGTTGGCTTACTAATAACTAAATATAGTCCGTATTTAGTTGATGTAAGTAGTTCAATTGAAACAGATGGTTATAAGGATGAAAATAAAATTAGAAAATTAATTGAAAAAGTGAGGGAATGCAATGAATAAAAAAAGTTATTTTGGAAGTTTTGGTGGACAATTTGTACCTGAAACGCTTATGAAAGCACTAATAGACTTGGAAAATGAGTATAATAAAGTAAAAAATAGCGAAGAATTTATAAAGGAACTAGATTATAATTTAAAATATTACTGCGGAAGAGAGACTCCACTATACTATGCTGAAAATCTTACAAAAGAACTAAAAATAGGTAAAATATATTTAAAAAGAGAAGATTTAAATCACACTGGTGCTCATAAAATTAATAATGCGATTGGTCAGGTATTGCTTGCAAAAAGAATGGGTAAAGAAAAAATAATTGCAGAAACAGGAGCAGGACAGCATGGAGTTGCAACAGCAACAGCGTGTGCTAAATTCAATATGAAGTGTCAAGTATTTATGGGAGAAGAAGATATAAAAAGGCAGTATCTTAATGTTAAGAGAATGGAGCTACTTGGTGCTAAGGTTATAGCAGTTAAAAGTGGATCTAAAACATTAAAAGATGCAACTAATGAAGCTATTAGAAATTGGGTTAAGAATGTTGATGATACCTTTTACGTGATAGGTTCAGTTGTTGGACCGCATCCATATCCAACTATCGTTAGAGATTTTCAAAGAATAATTGGTGATGAAGTAAAAAATCAAATTTTAAAAGTTGAAGGAAAACTTCCAAATGTGTTAATTGCATGTGTTGGTGGTGGATCTAATTCAATGGGACTTTTTTATCCCTTTATTGATGATAATGGAGTAGACCTAATAGGGGTTGAAGCTGGAGGACATGGTATTAATACAGAAAAACATGCTGCTACAATAAGTAAAGGTTCAATTGGTATAATTCATGGTATGAAGACCTATATGCTTAAAGATAGTGATGGTCATATTAAAGAAGTCCATTCAATATCAGCAGGATTAGATTATCCTGGTATTGGACCAGAGCATGCATATTTAAATGAAATTAAAAGAGCAAAATACAAGTCAATAACAGATAAAGAAGCGATAGATGGATTTTTAATGCTTTGTAAATCTGAGGGAATAATACCAGCTCTTGAAAGTTCACATGCTTTAGCATACTTAAATAAGATGAAAAAAATTGATAAAATAGAAGACAAAATTATAGTTTTAAATTTATCTGGAAGAGGAGATAAGGATGTATATACAGTACTTGATGTAATTGATAAGGAGGAAGAATCTAATGCAAATTAATAAAATTATTGAGACTATAAATAATAAAAACAGAGCAGCTTTTATGCCCTTTATTACTGCAGGATTTCCAAGTATTGAAAAAAATATTGAGTATATTAAATTAATTATAGAATCGGGAGCGGATATTTTAGAACTAGGAGTTCCTTATTCTGATCCACTTGCTGATGGTGAGGTGATTCAAAATTCATCAAAAATTGCACTCGATAATGGTTTTAAAATCGAAAATTTATTTGAAGTAATTGAAAAAATAAAAGAATTTTCTGATATTCCAATTGTTATAATGACATATTTAAATTCTGTACTTAGCTACGGGGAAGTTAAATTTTCTTTCAAATTAAATTCTCTTGGGGTAAATAACGTAATAATACCCGATCTTCCAATGGAAGAAAAGTCTATATTAGAAGGTAGTTTTTCTAAAAATAAAATAAATTTAATTTCTATATTAGCACCGACTTCAAAGGAGAGGACAAAAAAAATTATAGATAATTCATCAGGTTTTTTATATGTTGTCTCTGCAAATGGAACTACAGGTGAAACAGAGATGAATGTAAATATAGTTAAAGAAACATTAAGTGATATTTGGTTAGAAGCGGATATACCACTAGCACTTGGTTTTGGAATATCGAGTGCAAAACATATTGAAGAATTTAGAAATCATAGTAATGGACTAATAGTTGGAAGTGCTATAATTAAAAAAATAAATGAATGTGAAAGGCTAAAAAGTCAACTACCACTTAGGAAATTTATTAACGAATTATCCTTAGCTTGTTTTAGGAATTAATATAATCATAAATGCAAATAAAAACAGATTATCTATAAAGATAATCTGTTTTTATAAACTATTTATATTTTATATTAATTTTTCACATTTAATTGCAATAGAAAGTTGTTCATAAAATTCATTTTCCGAATCTATACTAAGTAGTTCTTTCATCTTATTAATTCTATATCTAATAGTATTTTTGTGTTGGTACATTTCTAGCGCAGTTAAATTTATATCACCATTGTTTTTAATAAATATTCTTGCTGTATTAATAAATTTTCCATCGTCGTAGCGCTTAATGAGGTCTAGTAAGGAATTTGTAAATGATTGTAGCCATTTATCATTGGCATAAGGAAGTAGCAATTTATATATACCTATATCTTCATAATTTTTAGGGTTTTCATTTAAAAGTTCGCAGGATCTTGATGCAAATATACTTTCCTTTATGCTTTCATCAAGATACATTAATTCAAATGCGTATGTGCTTTTTCCTATATAAAAAGTTTTTTCAGTTATATTTAGGGATTTAAAAATATTTGAAGTGTCTATAGCAATATCTTTATTAGTTATTTTTTTATATGTTAAGATGATTACTAGACCTTCTTTATATTTAATTATACTATGATGAATGCTTTTTGCTCTACTTCTACTATAACGTTCAGTTGTGTTTATTAAACTCTCGTCATTTAAGTATCTTTTTTCTTTGCAAAAAATAACAATATGCTCATTATAAAAATTTCTATTAATTTCATAGGCTAGATCCCGAACTATATTTTTTTTAAGATCATTATTAAAAAGAATATCAATTTTAGAAGCCATTAATTCCATATGGCTTCTTGAAAGCATTCCACTCATTAAATCTTCGATTACATCTTCAAAATAAATGTTTTCTTCAAAAAAAAGAATAGGCAGTTTATGTCTGTTAGCAAAGTCTATAATATTCTTTGATAATTCTTTTACATATATATTTTTAATTGCTAATGCTGAAATTTCACATATTGCAAGATCCTTAATACACTTTTCAATTTTACTTTTATCATCTCTGATAGCTGTAAAAGTAGTTATTACAAAATCACCTTTTGTAAAATTTCCAATAATACCTTCAATCATTTCATGATCTAGTATACCTATTTTTTCTATTATTTTATTAAGACCGTTTTCTCCAGAAACTAATTTAAGATTTTTTAATTGTGGGAGCAAAAGTGCATTGTAAACAGATATTGACATATATCCTCCTTTTGAACTTTATACAACAATACTACTATATTTTAGTGTTTAATACAATGAAATTAAACTTTAAATTATATAGAATAGTATTAAGGAAGCAATTAAAAGAATAATCAGAATATTTGAGGAGGAATTATGTTTAAATTAAAAGTTTTGAATAATGACGTTTTAAAGGAAATACTAAAGATGGAAGATGTTTTAAAAATGATAGAAAAAGTATATGTTTTAAAAGCAGAGGGAAAAACAGAGCTTTTTCCAATGGTATTTCATGAATTCAATCCAGGTGTAGCTGATATGGATATAAAATCAGGTGTTTTAAATGATGTAGATATTTTCGGTTTAAAATTAGTATCATGGTTTGGAGAAAATAAAAATAAAGACTTGCCTTTACTTGTTGGAACAACATTATTATTTGATAGTAATACAGGTGCACCGCTTGCAATTCTTAATGCTGAACATATAACTGGCATGAGAACTGGAGCAGCTGGAGCGATTGGTGCTAAATATTTAGCGAGAAAAAATTCGAGTTCTTTACTTATGGTTGGTACGGGACATATCGCACAGTTTGAAATTGCCGCAACTTTAATTGCTATGGAAAGTATAGACACAGTAAGAATATATGACCCAATGCATAATGAAAAATCGGTAGAATATGTTAAAAGTATTGAGGCAGTTTTAAGAGAAAATTTTGCCATAACTAGAAAAATCACATTTTTACCAGTTACATCTCTTGAAAATGCAGTTTCAAAAAGTGATATTATTATAACTGCTACTCCTTCAAAAGAAGCAATGATCAAAAAAGAATGGGTAAAAAAAGGAACGCATTTTAGCTGTGTTGGTTCAGATATGGAAGGAAAACAAGAAATTGACGAAAATATTTTTAAAGATGCTATTCTTGTTGTAGACGATATAAGTCAAGCTATAAATGTTGGTGAAACGGAAATGCCTATAAAAAAAGGCATTATTAAAAAAGAAGATGTAATGGTGGAAATTGGAGATATTATACTAGGAAGTAAAAAAGGTAGAACTTCTGAAAATGATATTACTATATTTGATACAACAGGAATTGCAATTCAAGATTTAATTACTTCAAAACTTGCACTAGATATTGCAAAGGAAAGAAATCTTGGAATTACAATTGATTTATAGGAGGAATTTATGAAGATAAAGGATTTTGGAGTAGAGATTTGGATGAATTTATACGAAAATAATTGTAAATATAATTTAGCAGAAACTTGTGTAGACTCGCTTAGAGTTGAAGAATTATTAGATATGATAGGAAATAAGTCTGAAATAGTGGAAAATATTTTAAAAATGCAAATGAGTTATGGTGATATTGAAGGTTCTGAAAAATTGATTAAAGGAATTAAATCACTTTATAAAAATAATAATGGAAAACATGTAACAGTAACTCATGGAGCAATAGGAGCGAATTCACTTGCAATGTTTGCATTAGTTGAACCAGGAGATAGGGTGATTTCTGTTTTACCAACATATCAGCAACATTATTCTATTCCTGAAATATACGGTGCAGATGTTAAAATTCTTAAACTGAAAATGGAAAATGACTTTTTACCAGATTTAGAAGAATTAAAATCATATATTAATGATAAGACAAAGCTTATATGTATAAATAATCCTAATAACCCTACTGGGTCATTAATGGATGAAAATTTTTTAAAAGAAATAGTTAAAATTGCTAAAACATGCAATGCGTATGTTCTTTGCGATGAAGTATATAGAGGACTTGACCACAGTGGAAGTGGATTTACTAGTTCAATTGCTGATTTATACGATAAAGGAATAAGTTCTGGAAGTATTTCAAAAACATTTTCTCTAGCGGGCTTAAGAATTGGATGGTTAGTCGGACCTGAGGGATTTATTGAAAAAGTAAACAGAAGGCGTGACTATACAACTATAAGTTGCGGTAGAATTGATGATTATCTTGCGGGCCTTGCACTAGAAAATAAAGAAAAAATTATTAGTAGAAGTCATAAAATAGTAAAAGCAAATATAAAAATACTTGATAATTGGGTTAATAATGAACCCAAAATAACTTATGTGAAACCAAAATCTGGTACTACAGCATTCTTAAAGTATGATTTTGATATTAAATCAGAAGAATTTTGCATACGACTTCTTGAAAAAAAAGGTGTAATGTTAGTTCCAGGTAAAGCACTTGATATGGAAGGATTTTTAAGAATTGGATATGCCTTTAGTCCAGACGAACTTAAAATTGGACTTGAAAAGATATCAGAATTTATTAGTGAATTGTAAGTAAATATATTCATAACTCCAAAAAAATCGAAAGCCTAATAGACTTTTGATTTTTTTGTGATTAACTAACATTTTTTTCTTATTTATCGGCTGTAAAAAATAATAAATTTGTATAAATTATCTAATATGTTACAAAAAAATTATATGGGTAAATACATAGTTAAAAAAATATCAATAATAGTAAAGTATCAATAATAAAAACTTTGTATGACACCTAAAAACTTCTAATTATTTATTAATAATCTATAGATGACTAAAATTGTATTTAATATCCAAATACAAAGTAAATATTTAATTTAGGTATTTTTATATATTAGGAAACATCTATATATGTAAGTCAAATACATAGATTGATAATTTTGGAATTATAATTTTATTTAAAATTTATTCGTAATAATTATTTTATATAGTATCTACATTGTAAAATATGTTTAGAATTGTTAATTTTAATTGTCGGAATATTCTAAAAACATACAGATGATGGGGGAGAAAGATGAAAAAGATTAGATTTTCGAGAGTTATTTTTTTAGCAATTGTTATTGCACTATTTGTTCCAATGGGAAGTTTTGCAATTCAGCCAATGGATGTTGTTATTAATGAAGTTGCATGGATGGGGACAACAGCTTCCTATAGCGATGAATGGATGGAACTTTATAATGGATCTACTAGTGATATTGATTTGAGTGGCTGGACTCTTTCAGCGGTTGATGGCACACCGTCTATTACTCTTAGCGGAATTATACCATCAAAAGATTATTTTTTACTAGAAAAAACCGATGATAATTCAGTGCCAGGAATAACAGCAGATATAATTTATTCTGGATCGCTTGGAAATTCAGGTGAGGAGTTATACTTAAAAGATAATAATAATAATGTTATTGATTCAGTTTCAAATTGGTATTGTGGTGATAATTCAACAAAAGCAACTATGGAGAGAACTGATGCTACACTAGTTGATAGTTCTACTAATTGGAATAATTCAACTACATCTTATGTAGGAGGATTTGGGACACCAAAAGCGCTTAATTCACTTTCGAATTCGTATGTTGATCCTTTAAAAGAGCAGATTAATAATGTTTCTAATGCACCTGGAGCAATAAATGTTTACTTTAATAAAACTGCAGATACAACATATGCTTCGTTTGGAAATAAAGCTAATTATAATGTTAATCTTGAAAATAGACTTGTTTCAAGAATTAATAATGCGACTTCAACAATTGACATCGCGACTTATGAAATAAATTTACCTGGCGTTGTAGATGCTTTAGTTAATAAAGCAAGCGAAGGCGTGAGTGTAAGAATGCTTGCAGATGCAAAAGATGCAAGTGATCCTAGTTATATTGAGAGATATCAACTTATGAGATTAAATTTAGAAAAACTCGCAAGAGGAAAAGATTTAATTCATGGTACTTCGGATGATGTTCTTATCTTTAGCGATTCTCCAATTTTTGCAGTAGAAGATGCTACTTTAAGAAGTGATTTTGGCTTACCAAGTAGTTTAAGTGATTTTAATCAAGTGAATGTTACTGTTGGTTCAACTTCTACTAGTGGATATTTGATTGCAGATGCTGAGGAAAAATCTGTTGGTAAATATTATTCTCCTGGAGAACAAATGCACAATAAATTTTTAGTAATAGATGGAACATGGGTATGGACTGGTAGTTGGAACTTTACTGTAACAGGTTTATACGGGTCTGATGAAAATAGAGCAAATAATATTTTAGGTGGTAATACACAAAACTCAGTTGAAATTAATTCATCTAGTCTTGCGGATATTTATAAAACTGAATTTGAAGAAATGTGGGGA includes:
- a CDS encoding anthranilate synthase component I family protein; this encodes MEVKTNYKIINGKNYSLVEIYENLHDNLSFIFEGNKGKFSYFGRNPIGRIVSENDELNYYKYSDKSPFESEIKEGNVFENLRKYLEFNFYEEKLDHVEFKGGYIGFVSYDSIKNIEEIKINNKKDIDIPEIDLMLYDEVICYDNFKNDIYIIVNSYVENSVQYIDERIDKIEDEIRKIKCKTNFKIKIKLESENKENTHISLNGKENEKINNIDISNIKFLTSKSKFIDNVKLAKEYIKNGDIFQVVLSRKAVIKCEEKGFNIYKKLRKVNFSDYMFYINFGTYEVLGSSPEILAKKIKNKIYSCPIAGTRKRGISDLEDKNNESELLNDSKEKSEHNMLVDLSRNDIGRVSKFGKVSLKKYMNVEKFSYVMHLVSLVEGELKDGLDSIDVLTSCMPAGTVSGAPKIRAMEIIEELEENRRGFYAGGVGFFSFDGNMDLCIAIRSALIKGGEIFVQAGAGIVAESTPEKEFIETEDKLKSIITALKMVN
- a CDS encoding anthranilate synthase component II produces the protein MVLVIDNYDSFTFNLVQLISKFTKNIEVRRNDKISLKEIKNKNYSHIIISPGPKYPKDAGITMEVIKNMSGKIPILGVCLGHQAIVEVFGGNIMRLIEPFHGKTSEIKYKKIGIFKNVNGILIGARYHSLVADMKSIPNCLEVIGKSEDNLVMAISHKSFNTIGLQFHPESFLSNNAENIIGTFLNIKGGLK
- the trpD gene encoding anthranilate phosphoribosyltransferase; protein product: MRDNLNKLLKLEDLTMDQMYKSMNDILKKNISDIEISSFLTALEIKGVKKDELIGAVKCLKENAKKVEIKSDDVIIDTCGTGGDGKNTINISTGATIIAAGAGVKILKHGNRAVSSKSGSTDVLEELKIRIPTNKDDVKEEFIKHGVSFLYAPLYHKTLKNVANVRKKLGFNTIFNMLGPLVNPSNVKYQVVGVSNPSYTELYCEVLKYFGAKRALVVHGLDGIDEITITDKSKISELKDNKIKTYYIDPKDFGINKVESKEILGLSAKDNAMRIKKVFMGEEGAVKDILALNAGAYIYIYGSATSIKEGYNMALKSLENGDVFKKYVELTKFYSKY
- the trpC gene encoding indole-3-glycerol phosphate synthase TrpC — translated: MNILNEIVNKKKQRLLKDKAEYSIEYYKKMIKPRNTSISFKDALKKEKISIIAEIKRASPSLGIIDKNFNHIKKAKEYHNSGVSAISVLTEEDFFLGKIEYISDIRKITNKPILRKDFITSKQEIYQSRVYGADAILLIASILTKEKLNEFIDLCKTLKMDSLVEVHTKEELLLVLETKADIIGINNRNLKTFETDINNTLNLKKYINSNILLVSESGVKTLEDIIKLEKNSVDGVLIGESFMNGSIDLDQYF
- the trpB gene encoding tryptophan synthase subunit beta → MNKKSYFGSFGGQFVPETLMKALIDLENEYNKVKNSEEFIKELDYNLKYYCGRETPLYYAENLTKELKIGKIYLKREDLNHTGAHKINNAIGQVLLAKRMGKEKIIAETGAGQHGVATATACAKFNMKCQVFMGEEDIKRQYLNVKRMELLGAKVIAVKSGSKTLKDATNEAIRNWVKNVDDTFYVIGSVVGPHPYPTIVRDFQRIIGDEVKNQILKVEGKLPNVLIACVGGGSNSMGLFYPFIDDNGVDLIGVEAGGHGINTEKHAATISKGSIGIIHGMKTYMLKDSDGHIKEVHSISAGLDYPGIGPEHAYLNEIKRAKYKSITDKEAIDGFLMLCKSEGIIPALESSHALAYLNKMKKIDKIEDKIIVLNLSGRGDKDVYTVLDVIDKEEESNAN
- the trpA gene encoding tryptophan synthase subunit alpha, whose amino-acid sequence is MQINKIIETINNKNRAAFMPFITAGFPSIEKNIEYIKLIIESGADILELGVPYSDPLADGEVIQNSSKIALDNGFKIENLFEVIEKIKEFSDIPIVIMTYLNSVLSYGEVKFSFKLNSLGVNNVIIPDLPMEEKSILEGSFSKNKINLISILAPTSKERTKKIIDNSSGFLYVVSANGTTGETEMNVNIVKETLSDIWLEADIPLALGFGISSAKHIEEFRNHSNGLIVGSAIIKKINECERLKSQLPLRKFINELSLACFRN
- a CDS encoding PucR family transcriptional regulator: MSISVYNALLLPQLKNLKLVSGENGLNKIIEKIGILDHEMIEGIIGNFTKGDFVITTFTAIRDDKSKIEKCIKDLAICEISALAIKNIYVKELSKNIIDFANRHKLPILFFEENIYFEDVIEDLMSGMLSRSHMELMASKIDILFNNDLKKNIVRDLAYEINRNFYNEHIVIFCKEKRYLNDESLINTTERYSRSRAKSIHHSIIKYKEGLVIILTYKKITNKDIAIDTSNIFKSLNITEKTFYIGKSTYAFELMYLDESIKESIFASRSCELLNENPKNYEDIGIYKLLLPYANDKWLQSFTNSLLDLIKRYDDGKFINTARIFIKNNGDINLTALEMYQHKNTIRYRINKMKELLSIDSENEFYEQLSIAIKCEKLI
- a CDS encoding ornithine cyclodeaminase family protein, with the protein product MFKLKVLNNDVLKEILKMEDVLKMIEKVYVLKAEGKTELFPMVFHEFNPGVADMDIKSGVLNDVDIFGLKLVSWFGENKNKDLPLLVGTTLLFDSNTGAPLAILNAEHITGMRTGAAGAIGAKYLARKNSSSLLMVGTGHIAQFEIAATLIAMESIDTVRIYDPMHNEKSVEYVKSIEAVLRENFAITRKITFLPVTSLENAVSKSDIIITATPSKEAMIKKEWVKKGTHFSCVGSDMEGKQEIDENIFKDAILVVDDISQAINVGETEMPIKKGIIKKEDVMVEIGDIILGSKKGRTSENDITIFDTTGIAIQDLITSKLALDIAKERNLGITIDL
- a CDS encoding aminotransferase, which encodes MKIKDFGVEIWMNLYENNCKYNLAETCVDSLRVEELLDMIGNKSEIVENILKMQMSYGDIEGSEKLIKGIKSLYKNNNGKHVTVTHGAIGANSLAMFALVEPGDRVISVLPTYQQHYSIPEIYGADVKILKLKMENDFLPDLEELKSYINDKTKLICINNPNNPTGSLMDENFLKEIVKIAKTCNAYVLCDEVYRGLDHSGSGFTSSIADLYDKGISSGSISKTFSLAGLRIGWLVGPEGFIEKVNRRRDYTTISCGRIDDYLAGLALENKEKIISRSHKIVKANIKILDNWVNNEPKITYVKPKSGTTAFLKYDFDIKSEEFCIRLLEKKGVMLVPGKALDMEGFLRIGYAFSPDELKIGLEKISEFISEL